GATATTGCGGCAGCATCTTTTTGGCGAGGAATACCGCGTTGTCACTGGTGTCGGCGGCCTGGCTTTCTATCCAGACTGGCGTCATGCCGTAATCCTGTCGCAGTACGCGCGCCATCAATTCGCCTTCGCTCAGCGCTTCCTGGAACACCGCGCCACCGGTCACGGCCAGCGGTTTGCCAGTGCTGCGAGCCAGGCGCGCGGCGTAACGCACACGTTCGGCGGTGGTGCCATTAACGTCGCGTTCGTCCGGGTTTTGCAGTGCGCCAAACAAGGTGCCACCGCCCAGGCACACGATCGCATCCACTTGGGCCAGTGCGGCGGGGGAGATTGGCGGCGGTTCCAGCGATGCCGTTAATGCTTTGCTGACCACGGGTGTGGAAATGGCCCACAGTACCAGCAGATTC
This genomic interval from Silvimonas soli contains the following:
- a CDS encoding YdcF family protein, with the translated sequence MTNPAFLIKNSLAALMLPPGCIILLGLVSLWLWHRRPRLARGLLAANLLVLWAISTPVVSKALTASLEPPPISPAALAQVDAIVCLGGGTLFGALQNPDERDVNGTTAERVRYAARLARSTGKPLAVTGGAVFQEALSEGELMARVLRQDYGMTPVWIESQAADTSDNAVFLAKKMLPQYRRIALVSSAWHLPRAAQVFTKAGFMVTLAPTSYQTQRPFTLLELLPDAPSLTASYWALHERVGMLWYSR